Proteins from a single region of Argopecten irradians isolate NY chromosome 7, Ai_NY, whole genome shotgun sequence:
- the LOC138328478 gene encoding UPF0462 protein C4orf33 homolog, with protein sequence MRTTWREADDVWVCGPYSDPGGQRNAMTPPTDIQQHHGTMATTHQRMDNSPVLKYNPPAHGVYTDTPVLYPVVSQDWVKFDLAFVDHHVIQKSPRVEDKTWRGRSRKAAVLFYLLGVIIIFFSVAVLVTFIAFLSGRDSKNTKDRFDPSVMEFSITTTWDSRPIDHPPVKIRLSRHVGGNDVNIHVSAPFFNNPPNPGGPAGQPFPQLYNYEVVEAFFLNDQDDYLEVELSPHGQHLLLMLRGERNAVKQQLPISYTASIHGNKWEGDAIIPGRYFPRDVTKFNAFAIHGSDPNRVYESLYPVPTGKYPSADFHKLGYFRAIDFQSILPSNHGDSYHSDEWSSIPAHHHNG encoded by the exons ATGAGGACGACTTGGCGAGAAGCGGATGATGTTTGGGTGTGTGGACCATATAGCGATCCCGGGGGGCAGAGGAACGCCATGACCCCACCCACGGATATACAACAACACCACGGTACCATGGCAACTACACACCAAAGGATGGACAACTCGCCTGTCCTTAAATACAATCCCCCTGCCCACGGGGTATACACAGATACGCCCGTGCTCTACCCTGTTGTGAGTCAGGATTGGGTTAAGTTCGACCTCGCCTTTGTGGACCATCATGTGATTCAGAAGAGCCCCAGGGTCGAGGATAAGACCTGGAGGGGTAGGAGCCGGAAGGCTGCTGTGTTGTTTTACCTACTGGGAGTTATCATCATCTTTTTCTCTGTAGCTGTTCTTGTCACGTTCATCGCCTTTCTCA GTGGAAGAGACAGCAAAAACACAAAAG aCAGATTTGATCCAAGTGTGATGGAATTTTCCATAACAACAACATGGGACTCTCGGCCGATAGATCATCCCCCTGTCAAAATCAGACTTAGCCGCCATGTTGGCGGAAATGACGTCAACATTCACGTGTCAGCGCCATTTTTTAATAATCCTCCAAATCCAGGCGGACCAGCTGGACAGCCATTTCCTCAGTTATATAATTACGAAG tTGTTGAAGCATTTTTTCTGAATGACCAAGACGATTATCTAGAAGTGGAACTCAGTCC ACATGGTCAGCATCTGTTGTTAATGTTGCGAGGAGAAAGAAACGCTGTTAAG caaCAACTTCCAATTTCCTACACGGCCAGTATCCATGGTAATAAGTGGGAAGGAGACGCTATAATTCCGGGTCGATACTTCCCCCGTGACGTCACAAAGTTTAATGCCTTTGCCATTCACGGGTCCGATCCAAACCGAGTTTACGAGTCCTTGTATCCAGTGCCAACGGGAAAGTATCCGTCAGCAGACTT TCACAAACTGGGATATTTCCGTGCTATAGATTTCCAGAGTATTTTACCCAGTAACCATGGAGACAGCTATCACTCGGATGAGTGGAGTTCTATACCTGCCCACCACCACAATGGCTAA